The proteins below are encoded in one region of Casimicrobium huifangae:
- a CDS encoding tyrosine-type recombinase/integrase translates to MDISTETGDVVDGAQPVTRNRSLERLSSPELVAAIAKKPAKAIHDGGGLFLRPFKSGSWFWYLRATSPVTGKRVWVTIKQGGAPYPQVSLSDARKAARQLRDQFADGMDATLARKQKAAAQRAEVAALAEAERRAVSFRQVFDQWRATDLQPRKRTDGKRIGRKDGGQFIADQFTRYVFPKIGAMPFALVRRSDILAILDELKSAGKLRTANVMLADLKQLFRFAVDREVVDVSPIERIKKEKVGGKDVERDRRLSRDEIAMLPGKIASANLSPRTALGIWIILATGVRVGELTGAVWPDHKTDSKALRVVAEAEDVKFGTVNFMTREWFIPDTKNQREHTIHLSDFALEKFKALAELKAHDDWIFPDSTGNKPVCVKSFGKQLSDRQREAPPMKNRSKAADALAMPGGKWTAHDLRRTAASLMASLGVSSDVINECLNHKLLDRMSRVYIHDRRETDQVIAFDKLGAELKRIESGETTGQVITLPQFKRTA, encoded by the coding sequence ATGGACATTTCGACGGAAACAGGCGATGTAGTGGACGGCGCACAGCCAGTGACGCGCAACCGGTCGCTGGAGCGGCTTTCGTCCCCGGAGCTGGTCGCAGCTATCGCGAAAAAGCCAGCCAAAGCCATCCACGACGGCGGGGGGTTGTTCCTTCGCCCGTTTAAGTCTGGTAGCTGGTTTTGGTATCTCAGGGCAACGTCGCCCGTTACCGGCAAGCGCGTATGGGTGACGATCAAGCAAGGCGGCGCCCCTTACCCTCAAGTCTCCCTGTCTGATGCCAGAAAGGCCGCGCGGCAACTTCGGGACCAGTTCGCCGACGGCATGGACGCCACTCTCGCCCGCAAGCAAAAGGCAGCAGCCCAACGCGCAGAGGTCGCGGCACTGGCGGAGGCAGAACGCCGGGCGGTTAGTTTCCGTCAAGTCTTCGACCAATGGCGGGCGACCGACCTTCAACCGCGTAAGCGCACGGACGGCAAAAGGATCGGCAGGAAAGACGGCGGGCAGTTCATCGCCGATCAATTCACCCGGTACGTGTTCCCGAAGATCGGGGCCATGCCATTCGCCCTTGTCCGTCGCTCGGACATCCTCGCCATCCTCGACGAACTCAAAAGCGCCGGAAAGCTAAGGACGGCAAATGTCATGCTTGCCGACCTCAAGCAACTCTTTCGCTTCGCGGTTGACCGGGAAGTCGTCGATGTCAGCCCGATTGAACGGATCAAGAAGGAGAAAGTCGGCGGCAAGGATGTCGAACGCGACCGCAGGCTTTCGCGCGACGAAATCGCAATGCTGCCGGGAAAGATCGCCAGCGCGAACCTGTCGCCCCGTACCGCATTGGGCATCTGGATCATTCTTGCCACGGGTGTGCGGGTAGGCGAACTCACCGGCGCCGTATGGCCTGACCACAAGACCGACAGCAAAGCTTTGCGGGTTGTCGCGGAAGCCGAAGACGTGAAATTCGGCACGGTGAACTTCATGACGCGCGAATGGTTCATCCCTGACACCAAGAACCAGCGCGAGCACACCATTCACCTGAGCGACTTTGCCCTAGAGAAATTCAAGGCACTCGCGGAGTTGAAGGCGCACGACGACTGGATATTCCCGGACAGCACCGGCAACAAGCCCGTCTGCGTGAAGAGCTTCGGCAAACAACTCTCCGACCGGCAACGGGAAGCGCCACCGATGAAGAACCGAAGCAAGGCCGCTGACGCGCTCGCAATGCCGGGTGGCAAATGGACTGCCCACGATCTACGGCGAACGGCCGCGTCACTCATGGCATCGCTCGGCGTAAGCAGCGACGTAATCAACGAGTGCCTGAATCACAAGCTGCTTGATCGCATGAGTCGTGTCTACATCCATGACCGCCGCGAGACGGATCAGGTCATCGCATTCGACAAGCTCGGCGCAGAGTTGAAGCGGATCGAGTCAGGAGAAACAACCGGGCAGGTAATCACGCTGCCGCAATTCAAGAGAACGGCATAG
- a CDS encoding restriction endonuclease, translating to MLPAAMRDSAIGAAFAGLPALGWPIAAAGALALVAGLALERRGHRAPVAVQPAPPTVYLRTPTSSDTRSRGELTGGGKANAAAVASPVAGVKPPARPERWSETVFDVIEWRRFEAVVERMFQQAGFVTRSQSHGADGGVDVWLYTHQHPRTPVGAVQCKHWQGKRIGVDKIRELKGVMAARGIERGHFAATTTFTDDAIAFAQSARVNLLDVTRLLDVIAKRTAQQQAELLAVALEGDYWCPTCVNCGVKMIYRQRRSDGSPFWGCANYRTCKTPRIPMRVASK from the coding sequence GTGTTGCCAGCCGCCATGCGCGACAGCGCAATTGGTGCCGCCTTTGCAGGTTTGCCGGCGCTTGGCTGGCCCATTGCGGCGGCCGGTGCCCTTGCGCTGGTGGCCGGGCTCGCGCTGGAGCGTCGTGGACACCGCGCGCCGGTTGCCGTACAGCCAGCTCCGCCGACGGTTTATCTGCGAACTCCAACCAGCAGTGATACCCGGTCGCGCGGGGAGCTCACCGGTGGCGGTAAGGCGAATGCGGCGGCCGTCGCGTCACCTGTGGCCGGGGTCAAACCACCCGCGAGACCCGAGCGCTGGAGCGAAACGGTCTTCGACGTGATCGAGTGGCGTCGCTTTGAAGCAGTGGTCGAGCGGATGTTCCAGCAGGCTGGATTTGTCACCCGCTCGCAATCACATGGCGCCGACGGCGGCGTGGACGTGTGGCTGTACACCCATCAGCACCCCCGGACTCCAGTGGGCGCGGTACAGTGCAAGCATTGGCAAGGCAAGCGAATCGGAGTCGACAAGATACGAGAATTGAAGGGGGTGATGGCTGCACGTGGAATCGAACGAGGGCACTTCGCTGCGACGACGACCTTCACCGACGACGCGATTGCGTTTGCACAAAGCGCGCGAGTGAATCTGCTAGACGTGACACGCCTACTCGACGTCATCGCTAAACGCACTGCTCAACAACAGGCGGAACTTCTGGCAGTAGCACTGGAAGGCGACTACTGGTGCCCCACTTGCGTGAATTGCGGCGTGAAAATGATTTACCGCCAACGTCGCAGTGACGGATCGCCGTTTTGGGGTTGTGCAAACTACCGGACCTGCAAAACCCCGAGAATTCCTATGCGTGTGGCCTCGAAATAA
- a CDS encoding aldehyde dehydrogenase family protein: MREYLKFYIDGAWVDPVTPKTFDVINPATEAVAGHISLGSAADVDRAVKAARRAFETYSQTSVDQRVALLERIITEYQKRYADMAAAITDEMGAPVALAQKAQAAMGQAHLQTALSVLKHYHFEEQRGSTLIRKEPIGVCGLITPWNWPVNQIACKVAPALATGCTMVLKPSEIAPFSAQVWTEILHAAGVPAGVFNLVNGDGLTVGAAISSHPGVDMVSFTGSTGAGIEVARNAAPSVKRVHQELGGKSPNLILPDADIKRAVTNGVRGVMTNSGQSCNAPTRMLVPNARMDEAIAVAKAAAEGTTVGAPDSGATIGPVISKRQWDKIQGLINKGIEEGATVVAGGPGKPDGLATGYYVKPTVLANVSNDKTVAREEIFGPVLVMIGYDTVDEAVQIANDTPYGLAAYVSGTDVDATRKVAARLRAGQVNINGAAPDFMAPFGGYKQSGNGREWGDHAFAEFLEVKAMLGFAPKPAAT; the protein is encoded by the coding sequence ATGCGTGAATACCTCAAGTTCTACATCGACGGCGCCTGGGTCGATCCGGTAACGCCGAAAACATTTGATGTGATCAACCCGGCCACCGAGGCGGTCGCCGGACACATTTCGCTGGGTTCTGCAGCAGACGTGGATCGCGCGGTAAAGGCGGCGCGGCGGGCTTTCGAGACCTATTCGCAAACCAGCGTTGATCAGCGCGTGGCGCTGCTTGAGCGCATCATCACCGAATACCAGAAGCGCTACGCCGACATGGCCGCTGCCATCACCGACGAGATGGGTGCCCCGGTCGCACTGGCGCAGAAGGCGCAGGCCGCGATGGGCCAGGCGCATCTGCAGACCGCGCTGTCGGTGCTGAAGCACTATCACTTCGAGGAACAACGCGGCAGCACGCTGATCCGCAAGGAGCCGATTGGCGTTTGCGGCCTGATCACGCCGTGGAACTGGCCAGTGAACCAGATTGCCTGTAAGGTGGCGCCAGCGCTCGCCACTGGCTGCACGATGGTGCTCAAGCCCTCCGAGATCGCGCCATTCTCGGCGCAGGTCTGGACCGAAATCCTGCACGCGGCAGGCGTACCGGCGGGGGTGTTCAATCTGGTCAACGGCGACGGGCTGACCGTCGGCGCCGCCATATCCAGCCATCCCGGTGTGGACATGGTGTCGTTCACCGGCTCCACCGGTGCCGGGATCGAAGTCGCCCGCAACGCGGCGCCATCGGTGAAGCGCGTGCATCAGGAGCTGGGCGGTAAATCGCCAAACCTGATCCTGCCCGATGCCGACATCAAGCGCGCCGTTACCAATGGCGTGCGCGGCGTGATGACCAACTCCGGCCAGTCCTGCAACGCGCCCACGCGCATGCTGGTGCCCAACGCGCGGATGGACGAAGCAATCGCTGTGGCCAAGGCTGCCGCTGAAGGCACCACCGTCGGCGCGCCCGACAGCGGCGCAACCATCGGCCCGGTCATCTCGAAGCGGCAGTGGGACAAGATACAGGGGCTGATCAACAAGGGCATCGAGGAAGGCGCGACGGTCGTTGCTGGCGGCCCCGGCAAACCGGACGGGCTGGCCACCGGCTACTACGTGAAGCCCACGGTGCTGGCCAATGTCAGCAACGACAAGACGGTCGCCCGCGAGGAAATTTTCGGCCCGGTGCTGGTGATGATCGGTTACGACACGGTGGACGAAGCGGTGCAGATCGCCAACGACACACCGTATGGGTTGGCGGCCTACGTCTCGGGCACCGACGTGGACGCAACGCGCAAGGTCGCCGCCCGCCTGCGTGCCGGGCAGGTCAACATCAACGGTGCCGCGCCGGACTTCATGGCGCCGTTCGGTGGCTACAAGCAATCGGGCAACGGCCGCGAATGGGGCGACCATGCGTTTGCCGAGTTCCTGGAAGTGAAAGCGATGCTGGGGTTTGCGCCGAAGCCGGCAGCGACCTAG
- a CDS encoding DMT family transporter gives MSGLSKYQFALALLFIAPALWSVNYLVARTAPGQVEPHTLALIRWLLASFLFGLGHWRAIRAARAEILRDWRHYLVLGALGVWICGAWVYIGGRTTTATNIALIYSMAPVLIFVASALWLKERVTWLQAVGVLLAFAGVLHVVLKGQWMHLADVQFVVGDLWIVGASLAWTAYSLLLKRWQSPLAVSPRLAVIALAGCVVLLPFALFEALTGAQAMPTLTGFGLSVAAALFPGYGAYLAFSVMQRELGAAKVSVVQYLGPIYAAVIAWLVLGEAIAMHHVVGLGLILPGIYLVSRRSPASGQQAA, from the coding sequence ATGTCCGGTCTTTCGAAATATCAATTCGCGCTTGCGTTGCTGTTCATCGCTCCAGCCTTGTGGTCGGTGAACTATCTGGTGGCGCGCACGGCGCCGGGCCAGGTGGAGCCGCATACGCTGGCGCTGATCCGCTGGCTGCTGGCCAGTTTTCTGTTTGGGCTGGGGCACTGGCGGGCAATCCGGGCAGCGCGCGCCGAAATCCTGCGCGACTGGAGGCACTATCTGGTGCTCGGCGCGCTGGGCGTGTGGATTTGCGGCGCCTGGGTTTACATCGGCGGGCGCACGACGACGGCGACCAACATCGCGCTGATTTACAGCATGGCGCCGGTGCTGATATTTGTGGCGTCAGCATTGTGGCTGAAGGAGCGCGTGACCTGGCTGCAGGCGGTCGGCGTGCTGCTCGCGTTCGCCGGTGTGTTGCACGTAGTGCTCAAGGGGCAGTGGATGCACCTTGCGGACGTCCAGTTCGTGGTGGGCGACCTCTGGATCGTCGGCGCTTCACTGGCGTGGACAGCCTATTCGTTATTGCTGAAGCGCTGGCAGAGCCCGCTGGCGGTGAGCCCGCGACTCGCGGTGATTGCGCTGGCTGGCTGCGTGGTGCTGCTGCCGTTTGCACTGTTTGAGGCGTTGACCGGCGCGCAGGCGATGCCCACCTTGACCGGCTTTGGGCTGAGCGTCGCGGCGGCGCTATTTCCGGGCTACGGCGCCTACCTGGCCTTTTCGGTCATGCAGCGCGAGCTCGGCGCCGCGAAAGTGAGCGTGGTGCAGTACCTGGGGCCGATTTATGCCGCCGTGATTGCCTGGCTGGTGCTTGGCGAGGCCATTGCAATGCACCATGTCGTGGGGCTTGGTCTCATTCTCCCCGGCATTTATCTGGTCAGTCGGCGTTCGCCAGCAAGCGGTCAGCAGGCTGCTTGA
- a CDS encoding acetolactate synthase 3 catalytic subunit, with the protein MSQTPNAHGQQTLTGAEIVVRCLAEEKVDFVFGYPGGAVLNIYDEIFKQDSFKHVLVRHEQAAVHAADAYSRSSQRIGVCLVTSGPGVTNAVTGIATAYMDSIPMVIISGQVPTHAIGQDAFQECDTVGITRPCVKHNFLVKDVKDLASTMKKAFFIASTGRPGPVLVDIPKDVTMNSCKFEYPKEVVMRSYNPTGKGHSGQIKKAVQLLLDAKRPMIYAGGGVVLNDAAPQLTKLVRLLGAPVTNTLMGLGGFPASDPQSLGMPGMHGTYEANQAMQDCDVLLAVGARFDDRVIGNPGHFFRDGRKIIHIDIDPSSISKRVKVDVPIVGYVRDVLDEMLAQLQATDKRPDAAALKTWWTRIKEWQGKNCLAFKPAKPDGKIKPQAVVQALWKATGGDAIITSDVGQHQMWAAQYYPFNKPRRWINSGGLGTMGVGIPYAMGAQLANPDATVACITGEGSVQMCIQELSTCKQYHIPMKIINLNNRSLGMVRQWQEFFYGNRYAESYMDALPDFVKLAEAYGHVGMKIEKAGDVEGALKEAIKLKDRLVFMDFITDETENVFPMVPGGKGLTEMILAEEL; encoded by the coding sequence ATGTCACAGACTCCGAATGCTCACGGTCAACAGACGTTGACGGGCGCAGAAATCGTCGTTCGCTGCCTCGCGGAAGAAAAGGTCGACTTTGTGTTCGGCTATCCCGGCGGCGCCGTGCTCAATATCTACGACGAAATTTTCAAACAGGATTCGTTCAAGCACGTGCTGGTCCGGCATGAGCAGGCGGCCGTACATGCGGCGGATGCGTATTCGCGCTCGTCGCAGCGGATCGGCGTCTGCCTCGTCACCAGCGGCCCCGGCGTGACCAACGCGGTCACCGGCATCGCCACGGCGTACATGGACTCGATCCCGATGGTGATCATCAGCGGCCAGGTGCCGACGCACGCGATCGGTCAGGACGCTTTTCAGGAATGCGACACGGTCGGCATCACCCGCCCCTGTGTGAAGCACAACTTCCTGGTCAAGGACGTCAAGGACCTGGCCTCAACGATGAAGAAGGCCTTCTTCATCGCCTCCACCGGTCGCCCCGGCCCGGTGCTGGTCGACATCCCGAAGGATGTGACCATGAACAGCTGCAAGTTCGAGTACCCGAAAGAAGTGGTCATGCGCAGCTACAACCCCACCGGCAAGGGGCATAGCGGCCAAATCAAGAAGGCCGTGCAGTTGCTGCTCGACGCCAAGCGCCCGATGATCTACGCCGGCGGCGGCGTGGTGCTGAACGATGCCGCGCCGCAGCTGACCAAGCTGGTTCGTCTGCTCGGCGCTCCAGTCACCAATACGCTGATGGGCCTGGGTGGTTTCCCGGCGAGCGACCCGCAATCGCTCGGCATGCCGGGCATGCACGGCACCTACGAAGCCAATCAGGCGATGCAGGACTGCGACGTGCTGCTCGCCGTTGGCGCCCGCTTTGACGACCGCGTGATCGGCAATCCGGGCCACTTCTTCCGCGACGGCCGCAAGATCATCCATATCGACATCGACCCGTCGTCCATCTCCAAGCGCGTCAAGGTTGACGTGCCAATCGTGGGCTACGTCAGGGACGTGCTCGATGAAATGCTGGCGCAACTGCAAGCCACCGACAAGCGGCCCGATGCCGCTGCGCTGAAGACTTGGTGGACCCGCATCAAGGAATGGCAAGGCAAGAACTGCCTGGCGTTCAAGCCGGCGAAGCCCGATGGCAAGATCAAGCCGCAGGCCGTCGTGCAGGCGCTCTGGAAGGCGACGGGCGGCGACGCCATCATCACCAGTGACGTCGGCCAGCACCAGATGTGGGCCGCGCAGTATTACCCGTTCAACAAGCCGCGCCGCTGGATCAATTCTGGCGGACTGGGAACGATGGGCGTGGGCATTCCTTATGCGATGGGCGCGCAACTGGCGAACCCGGACGCGACGGTCGCCTGCATCACCGGCGAGGGCAGCGTGCAGATGTGCATTCAGGAGCTCTCGACCTGCAAGCAGTATCACATCCCGATGAAGATCATCAACCTGAACAACCGCTCGCTCGGCATGGTGCGGCAGTGGCAGGAGTTCTTCTACGGTAACCGTTACGCCGAGAGCTACATGGATGCGCTGCCTGATTTCGTCAAGCTCGCCGAGGCCTATGGCCACGTCGGCATGAAGATCGAGAAGGCGGGTGACGTCGAAGGCGCCCTCAAGGAAGCCATCAAGCTCAAGGACCGTCTGGTGTTCATGGACTTCATCACCGACGAAACCGAGAACGTGTTCCCGATGGTGCCGGGCGGCAAGGGCCTCACCGAAATGATCCTCGCGGAGGAGCTCTAA
- the ilvN gene encoding acetolactate synthase small subunit, producing the protein MRHILSILIENEPGALSRVVGLFSARGYNIDSLSVSTTEDTTMSRMTIVTHGSDDVIEQITKQLNKLIEVIKVVDLTDGNHIERELMLVKVRAAGKDRDEMKRMADIFRGRILDVTDKSYTVELTGDSDKLDAFIAAIEPGVILETVRTGASGIGRGERILKI; encoded by the coding sequence ATGCGCCACATCCTCTCCATCCTGATCGAGAACGAACCGGGCGCGCTGTCGCGCGTAGTCGGCCTGTTCTCGGCGCGTGGTTACAACATCGACTCGTTGTCGGTATCCACCACCGAAGACACCACGATGAGCCGCATGACCATCGTGACGCATGGCTCCGACGATGTCATCGAGCAGATCACCAAACAGTTGAACAAGCTGATCGAGGTCATCAAGGTAGTCGACCTGACCGACGGCAACCACATCGAGCGCGAGCTGATGCTGGTGAAAGTCCGCGCCGCCGGCAAGGACCGTGACGAAATGAAGCGCATGGCGGACATCTTCCGTGGCCGCATTTTGGACGTCACCGACAAAAGTTACACGGTGGAGCTCACCGGCGACAGCGACAAACTCGACGCATTCATCGCCGCCATCGAGCCAGGCGTGATTCTGGAAACGGTACGCACCGGTGCTTCGGGAATCGGACGTGGCGAACGGATCCTGAAAATTTAG
- the ilvC gene encoding ketol-acid reductoisomerase, with amino-acid sequence MKVYYDKDCDLSLIKGKKVTIVGYGSQGHAHAQNLNDSGVKVTVGVRKGGPSWDKVKKAGLKVAEVAEAVKSADVVMVLLPDEQIASVYVNDIEPNIKKGASLAFAHGFNVHYNQVVPRDDLDVWMVAPKAPGHTVRSTYTQGGGVPHLVAVHQNKSKKARDLALSYAAANGGGKAGIIETNFKEETETDLFGEQAVLCGGAVELVKMGFETLVEAGYAPEMAYFECLHELKLIVDLMYEGGIANMNYSISNNAEFGEYVTGPEVINEQSRAAMKNALKRIQNGDYAKMFILEGRTGYPSMTARRRNMAEHDIEVVGEKLRSMMPWIKANKLVDRTRN; translated from the coding sequence ATGAAGGTTTATTACGACAAAGACTGTGACCTGAGCCTGATCAAGGGCAAGAAAGTCACCATCGTGGGTTACGGCTCGCAGGGCCATGCGCATGCGCAGAACCTGAACGACAGTGGTGTCAAGGTCACGGTCGGTGTCCGCAAGGGCGGCCCGAGCTGGGACAAGGTCAAGAAGGCGGGCCTCAAGGTTGCCGAAGTGGCAGAGGCCGTCAAGAGCGCCGATGTGGTGATGGTGCTGCTGCCGGACGAACAGATCGCCTCGGTCTACGTCAATGACATCGAGCCGAACATCAAGAAGGGCGCTTCGCTCGCCTTCGCGCACGGCTTCAACGTGCATTACAACCAGGTTGTGCCGCGCGACGATCTCGACGTATGGATGGTTGCACCGAAGGCGCCGGGACACACCGTGCGCTCGACCTACACGCAGGGCGGTGGCGTGCCGCATCTGGTGGCCGTGCATCAGAACAAGAGCAAGAAGGCCCGTGACCTCGCACTCTCCTACGCTGCGGCCAACGGTGGCGGCAAGGCCGGCATTATCGAGACCAACTTCAAGGAAGAGACCGAAACCGATCTTTTCGGCGAGCAGGCTGTCCTTTGCGGCGGCGCCGTTGAGCTGGTGAAGATGGGCTTTGAAACGCTGGTCGAGGCTGGCTACGCGCCCGAGATGGCCTACTTCGAGTGCCTGCACGAGCTGAAACTGATCGTTGACCTCATGTACGAAGGCGGCATCGCCAACATGAATTACTCGATCTCGAACAACGCCGAGTTCGGTGAGTACGTGACCGGCCCCGAAGTGATCAACGAGCAGTCGCGCGCCGCGATGAAGAATGCGCTCAAGCGCATCCAGAACGGTGACTACGCCAAGATGTTCATCCTCGAAGGGCGCACCGGCTACCCGTCAATGACTGCCCGCCGTCGCAACATGGCCGAGCATGACATCGAAGTGGTGGGCGAGAAGCTGCGTTCGATGATGCCTTGGATCAAAGCGAACAAGTTGGTTGACCGTACGCGTAATTAA
- a CDS encoding porin → MKKTIVAAAVAAVLSTGAFAQNVVLSGLIDAYAGSLQYSGDKRTGVVNSGGMTTSWWGMSGTEDLGGGLKAEFKIDGFFRGDNGAFGRFNGNENTFSRDAWIGLTGNFGTVHFGRDLAPNFLPTVIFNAFGDSFSFSPIVLHANVPLFNGTGWAAVNAGDTGWSNQVRYTTPNFGGFTANLHYQFGEVAGNSSNRNVGANFLYFRGPFALGGFVHNVRTNNPNAGTVGSVNVGFSQQKAWMLAGKAAVGPVNLYANYEKATNDNYAGAAGNAESKTWSLSADMAVGPGKVLAGYADTKWTTTPTSARNGSKRDTFSLGYDYNFSKRTDGYVVYMNDKITNYDRGNSFAVGIRHRF, encoded by the coding sequence ATGAAAAAAACAATCGTTGCTGCCGCCGTTGCCGCAGTGCTTTCCACCGGCGCATTTGCGCAGAACGTCGTGCTGTCGGGGCTGATTGATGCCTACGCCGGCTCGCTGCAGTATTCGGGCGACAAGCGCACCGGCGTCGTCAATTCAGGCGGCATGACCACCTCGTGGTGGGGCATGAGCGGCACCGAGGATCTGGGCGGCGGCCTCAAGGCCGAGTTCAAGATCGACGGCTTTTTCCGGGGCGACAATGGTGCGTTTGGCCGCTTCAACGGCAACGAGAACACCTTCAGCCGCGACGCCTGGATCGGCCTGACCGGCAACTTCGGCACCGTGCACTTCGGTCGCGATCTGGCGCCGAACTTCCTGCCCACCGTCATCTTCAATGCCTTCGGTGATTCGTTCTCGTTCTCGCCGATCGTGCTGCACGCCAACGTGCCTCTGTTCAACGGCACCGGCTGGGCAGCAGTCAATGCCGGTGACACCGGCTGGAGCAATCAGGTTCGCTACACCACGCCGAATTTTGGTGGTTTCACGGCAAACCTGCATTACCAGTTCGGCGAAGTCGCCGGCAATAGCAGCAACCGCAACGTCGGCGCCAACTTCCTGTACTTCCGCGGCCCGTTCGCGTTGGGCGGTTTCGTGCACAACGTTCGCACCAACAACCCGAACGCCGGTACGGTGGGCTCGGTCAACGTTGGCTTCTCGCAGCAGAAGGCCTGGATGCTGGCTGGCAAAGCGGCCGTCGGTCCGGTCAACCTCTACGCCAACTATGAGAAGGCGACCAACGACAACTACGCTGGCGCCGCTGGCAACGCAGAGAGCAAGACCTGGAGCCTGAGCGCCGACATGGCTGTTGGCCCCGGCAAGGTGCTGGCAGGTTATGCCGACACCAAGTGGACGACGACGCCCACCAGCGCCCGCAACGGCAGCAAGCGCGACACCTTCTCGCTGGGCTACGACTACAACTTCTCCAAGCGCACCGACGGCTACGTGGTCTACATGAACGACAAGATCACCAACTATGATCGGGGCAACTCGTTCGCGGTGGGTATCCGTCACCGCTTCTGA
- a CDS encoding NAD(P)H-quinone oxidoreductase translates to MTAPTAAPALPATMHYVDHGSGGAPTCMQIAQGPLPVPADDEVLIRVAAAGINRPDVLQRSGKYPPPADASPVMGLEVAGEIVAVGAAVTGWHVGDTVCALTPGGGYAEYCKTPVAHCLPIPHGLSVVEAAALPETFFTVWANVFDRARLQAGETILIHGGSSGIGSTAIQLARAFGAGKVIVTCGDQSKIDYALALGAHVGINYKAQDFVAETRAATDGHGADVVLDMVGAPYFQQNLAACATDGRIAQIAFQHGAKAELNMQELMLRRLTWTGSTLRARPKQAKAAIAAALARDVWPRFTANPDALRPHIHAKFALSAVVQAHQMMESGTHLGKIVLVMQA, encoded by the coding sequence ATGACTGCACCGACCGCCGCCCCCGCCCTGCCTGCCACCATGCACTATGTCGACCACGGCAGCGGCGGCGCACCCACCTGCATGCAAATCGCGCAGGGGCCGCTGCCGGTGCCCGCCGACGACGAGGTGCTGATTCGCGTCGCTGCCGCCGGCATCAACCGGCCGGATGTATTGCAGCGCTCCGGAAAGTACCCGCCGCCCGCCGATGCGTCGCCGGTGATGGGACTGGAGGTGGCGGGCGAAATCGTTGCCGTCGGCGCCGCAGTGACTGGTTGGCATGTGGGCGACACCGTCTGCGCATTGACGCCCGGTGGTGGCTATGCCGAATACTGCAAGACGCCAGTCGCGCATTGCCTGCCGATCCCGCACGGGTTGTCGGTGGTCGAAGCGGCCGCGTTGCCTGAGACGTTTTTCACCGTCTGGGCCAACGTGTTCGACCGCGCGCGCCTGCAGGCAGGTGAAACGATCCTCATTCACGGCGGCTCCAGCGGCATCGGCTCCACGGCGATCCAGCTGGCACGCGCCTTCGGCGCCGGCAAGGTCATCGTCACCTGCGGTGATCAGAGCAAGATCGACTACGCCCTTGCGCTCGGCGCCCACGTTGGCATCAACTACAAAGCGCAGGATTTCGTTGCTGAAACCCGCGCCGCGACCGACGGACACGGCGCCGACGTGGTGCTCGACATGGTTGGCGCGCCTTACTTTCAGCAAAACCTCGCCGCCTGTGCCACCGACGGCCGCATCGCGCAGATCGCCTTTCAGCATGGCGCCAAAGCCGAGCTGAACATGCAGGAGCTGATGTTGCGTCGGCTCACCTGGACGGGCTCAACGCTGCGTGCACGGCCCAAGCAAGCCAAGGCCGCCATCGCCGCGGCACTCGCGCGAGACGTCTGGCCGCGTTTCACTGCCAACCCGGACGCACTACGCCCGCACATTCACGCCAAATTCGCGCTGTCGGCCGTCGTGCAAGCGCACCAAATGATGGAATCCGGCACCCATTTAGGGAAGATCGTACTGGTCATGCAGGCCTAG